One Pectobacterium polaris DNA window includes the following coding sequences:
- a CDS encoding ABC transporter substrate-binding protein, whose amino-acid sequence MKKHRFAFPLLMLGVLPPAFSADQNVPTTRTFQVQSDAALKAKVPEAVLQKGFIVAGTNPNTPPTTFYQEDNKTLAGREIDVMNAIGDRLGVPVNWHDTGGFDNIIPGLKSGRYDVALSNINATPKRLEQIDFIGYFNASKLAIISLKDANVAPFTSLSVLCGKEVGAGAGTTQLLRLQEADKQCVAEQKDAIKIAIFPDRPSGVQAVISGRVPLFFGPYEGLRYQVSQVKRLAISGDIAVNDAPVSIAFPKDSALEEAVQAALNSLIKDGTYQKILDKWDIGYGAVPEAKRNAEIFG is encoded by the coding sequence ATGAAAAAACATCGGTTTGCCTTTCCATTACTTATGCTTGGCGTATTGCCGCCGGCCTTTTCTGCCGATCAAAATGTCCCGACCACTCGCACCTTTCAGGTTCAGTCCGATGCGGCCTTAAAAGCCAAAGTGCCAGAGGCTGTGCTGCAAAAAGGATTTATCGTGGCGGGAACCAACCCCAATACGCCGCCAACCACCTTTTATCAGGAAGATAATAAAACGCTGGCGGGCCGAGAAATCGATGTCATGAATGCAATTGGTGACCGGCTGGGCGTACCGGTGAACTGGCACGATACCGGAGGGTTCGACAACATCATCCCTGGTCTCAAATCAGGCCGTTACGATGTTGCACTATCGAATATCAATGCAACGCCTAAGCGTCTTGAACAGATCGATTTCATCGGCTATTTCAATGCGTCAAAATTGGCCATCATTTCCCTTAAAGATGCTAACGTCGCTCCCTTTACTTCCCTCAGCGTGCTGTGCGGTAAAGAAGTTGGCGCGGGAGCGGGTACCACTCAGCTACTGCGCTTGCAGGAAGCCGACAAGCAGTGTGTAGCAGAACAGAAAGACGCGATAAAAATCGCGATCTTCCCAGATCGCCCGTCTGGCGTACAGGCGGTAATCAGTGGGCGCGTACCGCTATTCTTCGGCCCTTATGAAGGATTACGCTATCAGGTGAGTCAGGTGAAACGGCTAGCTATTAGTGGTGATATCGCCGTCAATGATGCGCCCGTCTCCATTGCGTTTCCTAAAGATTCCGCTCTGGAAGAAGCCGTTCAGGCCGCATTGAACTCACTGATTAAAGATGGCACATACCAGAAAATTTTAGATAAGTGGGATATCGGCTACGGCGCCGTCCCTGAGGCGAAACGTAACGCAGAGATCTTCGGATGA
- the licT gene encoding BglG family transcription antiterminator LicT has product MAEPIKAIKILNNSLVLSSDADNNEIIVMGKGIGFNSKTGDILDPAKIEKTFILKDGTSPREFARLIEHVGEEYVHIVNKIIDDANRQLHGRLSEQVFFTLIDHISFAIERYRKGISIQNRLLYEVKRFYPQEFAIASRALNDINQQMNLELPEEEAGNIAFHLVNAQTDVQNMENTLQSVKMLKDIFNIIQYNFHIVIDKESINYSRFLTHMQFFIQRLLENSLIHSNDDFIFEQVTKEYPDAYKCSRLIKDYIHNLLNIDISNDEMLYLIIHIVRITPEQ; this is encoded by the coding sequence ATGGCTGAACCGATAAAAGCAATAAAAATACTGAACAATAGCCTGGTGTTATCTTCTGATGCAGATAACAACGAAATCATTGTTATGGGGAAAGGGATCGGTTTTAACAGCAAAACCGGCGATATTCTCGATCCAGCAAAAATTGAGAAGACCTTTATTCTCAAGGATGGCACATCGCCGCGCGAATTTGCTCGTCTGATTGAGCACGTCGGGGAGGAATATGTTCACATCGTGAATAAGATTATTGATGATGCGAACCGACAGCTTCATGGTCGCCTGAGCGAACAGGTCTTTTTTACGCTGATCGACCATATCAGCTTTGCGATTGAGCGTTATCGCAAAGGTATCAGCATACAAAACCGTCTGCTTTATGAAGTAAAACGGTTTTATCCGCAGGAGTTTGCGATTGCCTCGCGGGCGCTCAACGACATTAACCAGCAAATGAATCTGGAATTACCCGAAGAAGAAGCGGGCAATATCGCGTTCCATTTGGTCAATGCCCAAACCGACGTCCAGAATATGGAAAACACGCTCCAGTCGGTCAAGATGCTGAAAGATATATTTAATATTATTCAGTACAACTTCCATATCGTGATTGATAAAGAGTCGATTAACTACTCTCGTTTCCTGACGCATATGCAATTCTTTATTCAGCGTCTGTTGGAAAATAGCCTGATTCATTCAAACGATGACTTTATTTTTGAGCAGGTCACCAAAGAATATCCTGATGCGTATAAGTGCAGCAGACTGATCAAAGACTATATTCACAACCTGCTCAACATCGACATTTCTAACGATGAAATGCTGTACCTGATTATTCATATCGTCCGTATCACCCCAGAACAATAA
- a CDS encoding glycoside hydrolase family 1 protein, translating into MHYQQQKHFPAGFLWGASTSAYQVEGGWQADGKSPSIIDKCQHPENTADFTVASDHYHRFKEDVQLFAELGLKAYRFSIAWTRILPDGTGAINPLGIAFYNSLIDELNAHNIEPVVTLYHFDLPYCLEAQGGWQNRATIDAFVHYARTLFTHFGDKVKYWLTINEQNTMILHPGAIGLPEGGVLPSKKVLYQQNHHMMLAQAQVMALCHELAPNGLIGPAINTTSMYQATSKPEDAIAAHNWETLRCWSFLDVAVHGRYNALAWRYLEDRGLAPETLPGDDDILLSGKPDYVAINYYSTATIAASKGDASDVSARAGDQQIMLGEPGVYRAAENPHVDKTPYGWVIDPVGLRLTLRKTYERYHLPILITENGMGAPDKLEADGTIDDQYRIDFIARHIEQMQLAISDGVDLIGYCPWSAIDVVSTHQGYGKRYGFIYVNRDEFDLKDLRRIKKKSFYWYKGVIESNGARLFPRAPVIPPIPGTPC; encoded by the coding sequence ATGCATTACCAACAGCAAAAACACTTCCCTGCGGGCTTTCTGTGGGGAGCCTCGACCTCGGCTTATCAGGTTGAAGGGGGCTGGCAGGCCGATGGAAAAAGCCCGTCGATCATTGATAAGTGCCAGCACCCGGAAAACACCGCCGACTTCACCGTCGCCAGCGATCACTACCACCGCTTTAAAGAAGACGTGCAGCTGTTTGCTGAACTGGGATTAAAGGCCTACCGCTTCTCTATCGCCTGGACGCGCATTCTTCCCGACGGCACGGGTGCCATCAATCCGCTGGGCATCGCGTTTTACAACAGCCTGATTGATGAGTTGAACGCGCACAATATCGAACCGGTCGTCACGCTCTACCATTTCGATTTGCCTTATTGTCTGGAAGCACAGGGGGGCTGGCAGAATCGCGCCACGATTGATGCCTTTGTTCACTACGCCCGCACGCTGTTTACCCATTTCGGCGACAAGGTGAAATACTGGCTGACGATTAATGAGCAGAACACCATGATTCTGCATCCCGGCGCAATTGGCCTGCCGGAAGGTGGCGTTTTGCCATCTAAAAAGGTGCTATATCAGCAGAACCATCACATGATGCTGGCGCAGGCGCAGGTCATGGCGTTGTGCCACGAACTCGCGCCCAATGGCCTGATTGGCCCGGCGATCAACACCACCTCCATGTATCAGGCCACCAGCAAGCCGGAAGATGCCATCGCCGCTCATAACTGGGAAACGCTGCGCTGCTGGAGCTTTCTGGATGTCGCGGTGCACGGCCGCTACAACGCGCTGGCCTGGCGTTATCTGGAAGATCGCGGTCTCGCACCGGAGACATTGCCCGGCGATGACGACATCCTACTGTCAGGCAAGCCCGACTACGTGGCGATTAACTACTACTCCACCGCGACCATTGCCGCCAGTAAAGGCGATGCATCGGATGTCAGCGCACGTGCGGGCGATCAGCAAATCATGCTGGGCGAACCCGGCGTCTATCGCGCAGCGGAAAACCCGCACGTGGATAAAACGCCTTATGGCTGGGTGATCGACCCCGTTGGCTTGCGCTTAACGCTGCGTAAAACCTACGAGCGCTATCACCTGCCAATCCTGATTACGGAAAATGGCATGGGCGCGCCGGATAAACTTGAGGCCGACGGCACGATCGACGATCAATATCGCATCGATTTTATTGCCCGCCACATTGAACAGATGCAGCTCGCTATCAGCGATGGCGTTGATCTTATTGGCTATTGTCCGTGGTCGGCGATCGACGTGGTCAGCACCCATCAGGGCTACGGTAAACGCTACGGATTTATTTATGTGAACCGTGATGAATTCGATCTGAAAGATCTGCGGCGCATCAAAAAGAAAAGTTTTTACTGGTATAAAGGTGTCATAGAATCAAATGGAGCGCGCTTATTTCCCCGCGCGCCCGTGATACCGCCGATACCCGGAACACCGTGTTAA
- a CDS encoding beta-glucoside-specific PTS transporter subunit IIABC produces the protein MNYQKLGVDILALSGGKQNVSKLTHCATRLRFEFNDSDAVQAEAIAKLPGVISVVDRGGQFQVVIGNDVQIAYRAILNEIGEMNSQRTASGKEQQKKGGIFTQIISVISTTFTPVIPAITGAGMIKALLAILKLTGLISADSTTYRLLDTISDAAFFFLPVLLAYGASIKFACNPILAMTIAGALLHPNLAQLLASGGPISFIGIPVRLADYAGSVLPIILTVWIMSYIERFAEKVSPSMITFFTKPMIVLLFTAPLALVVIGPFGIFLNDLVASGAAIIDGKASWLIPMLMGGLQPFLVITGTAWAMTPIATSQLTRNGFEMINGPGMLASNIAQGAATLCVAFKTKNKNLKQLASSAGFTALLGITEPSLYGVTLKLKKPLIAAMIGGGCAGIYAGLAGLVRYAFVSPGLAALPAFIGENPMNIVHALITCAIAIVVTFALTWIMGFDDPVDETNTTPTTNSQSTQEKETVKKPQAAEVHAEPQAILSPLSGKLVALNDINDDVFSQGLLGQGVAIIPDKGEVVAPVSGEIITFLESKHAVGIRTDNGLELLIHVGLDTVNLNGKHFTGYIKPGDRVSAGDRLISFDLHEITRLGYDPITPVVIINSDDYASVVCTAPQPIAPLDTIIKVNA, from the coding sequence ATGAATTATCAAAAACTTGGGGTCGACATCCTCGCGTTAAGCGGCGGCAAACAGAACGTCAGCAAACTGACCCACTGCGCGACCCGCTTACGCTTTGAGTTTAACGACAGCGATGCTGTACAGGCAGAGGCGATTGCCAAACTCCCCGGCGTCATCAGCGTGGTGGATCGCGGCGGTCAGTTTCAGGTGGTCATCGGCAACGATGTCCAGATCGCCTATCGCGCGATTTTGAATGAAATTGGCGAGATGAACAGCCAGCGCACTGCCAGCGGTAAGGAACAACAGAAAAAAGGCGGCATTTTCACGCAAATCATCAGCGTAATCTCCACCACCTTCACGCCCGTTATCCCAGCGATTACTGGCGCAGGGATGATTAAAGCGCTGCTGGCGATCCTCAAGCTGACAGGGCTAATTTCCGCCGACAGCACGACCTATCGCCTGTTGGACACCATCTCCGATGCGGCCTTCTTCTTCCTGCCCGTCCTGCTGGCCTACGGTGCTTCCATCAAGTTCGCCTGCAACCCGATTCTGGCGATGACGATTGCTGGCGCACTGCTGCACCCGAATCTCGCTCAGCTACTGGCCTCCGGCGGCCCCATCAGCTTTATCGGTATTCCGGTGCGGCTGGCGGACTATGCCGGATCGGTATTGCCGATCATTCTCACCGTGTGGATCATGTCCTACATTGAGCGATTTGCTGAAAAAGTCTCACCGTCAATGATCACCTTCTTCACCAAACCGATGATCGTGCTGCTGTTTACCGCACCGCTCGCGCTGGTAGTGATTGGGCCTTTCGGGATTTTCCTCAACGATCTGGTCGCTAGCGGTGCGGCCATCATCGACGGAAAAGCGAGCTGGCTAATTCCGATGTTGATGGGCGGTCTGCAACCGTTTTTGGTGATCACCGGCACCGCCTGGGCGATGACGCCAATTGCCACCTCGCAGCTCACCCGCAACGGTTTCGAGATGATCAACGGGCCCGGCATGCTGGCCTCCAACATTGCGCAGGGTGCTGCCACGCTGTGCGTCGCGTTTAAAACCAAGAATAAGAATCTGAAACAGCTGGCTTCTTCCGCAGGCTTCACTGCTCTGCTGGGCATCACCGAGCCTTCCCTGTACGGGGTGACGCTGAAACTGAAGAAACCGCTGATTGCCGCCATGATCGGCGGGGGCTGTGCGGGGATCTATGCCGGACTGGCCGGGCTGGTTCGCTACGCCTTCGTCTCACCGGGTCTCGCGGCGCTGCCCGCTTTCATTGGTGAAAACCCGATGAACATCGTCCATGCGCTGATCACCTGCGCCATCGCAATTGTCGTCACGTTTGCGCTCACCTGGATCATGGGATTCGACGATCCGGTGGATGAAACCAACACCACACCAACCACCAATAGCCAGTCGACACAGGAAAAAGAGACCGTCAAAAAACCGCAGGCGGCGGAAGTCCATGCTGAACCGCAAGCGATTCTGAGTCCTCTGTCCGGCAAGCTGGTCGCGCTGAATGACATCAACGATGACGTGTTCTCACAGGGATTACTGGGACAAGGCGTGGCGATTATTCCTGACAAGGGCGAAGTGGTCGCGCCCGTCAGCGGCGAAATCATCACGTTCCTTGAGTCTAAACATGCCGTCGGTATCCGGACAGATAACGGTCTGGAGTTACTGATTCATGTCGGCCTAGACACAGTGAATCTCAACGGTAAGCACTTTACCGGCTATATCAAACCGGGTGACCGGGTTAGCGCGGGCGACAGGCTAATTAGCTTCGATCTGCATGAAATCACGCGTCTGGGCTACGACCCGATTACGCCAGTGGTGATCATCAACAGCGATGACTACGCCAGCGTCGTCTGTACCGCACCACAGCCGATCGCGCCACTGGATACGATCATTAAAGTGAACGCCTAA
- the maeB gene encoding NADP-dependent oxaloacetate-decarboxylating malate dehydrogenase, translated as MDEQLKQSALDFHQYPIPGKIQVSPTKPLATQRDLALAYSPGVAAPCLEIAADPLAAYKYTARGNLVAVISNGTAVLGLGNIGALAGKPVMEGKGVLFKKFSGIDVFDIEVDELDPDKLIDVIAALEPTFGGINLEDIKAPECFYIEKKLRERMKIPVFHDDQHGTAIICTAAVLNGLRVVEKNISDVRLVVSGAGAASIACLNLLVALGLQKHNIVVCDSRGVIFHGRDENMEETKAAYAIDDNGARKLADVIPDADIFLGCSGPGVLTPEMVKTMAPRPLIMALANPEPEILPPLAKEVRPDAIICTGRSDYPNQVNNVLCFPFIFRGALDVGATTINEEMKLACVHAIADLALAEQSEVVASAYGDQELSFGPDYLIPKPFDPRLIIKIAPAVAKAAMDSGVATRPIEDFDAYIEKLTQFVYKTNLFMKPIFAQARQQPKRVVFAEGEDARVLHATQELVTLGLAFPILIGRPSVIEMRLQKLGLQLTIGKDFEVVNNESDPRFKEYWSEYFDLMKRRGVSQEKAQRAVIGNPTLIGAIMVHRGEADALICGTIGTYEEHFDVVEKVFGYREGVQAAGAMNALMLPSGNTFIADTYVNADPTPEQLAEITLMAAESVRRFGIEPKVALLSHSSFGTSDSPTAQKMRATLALVNKLAPELEIDGEMHGDAALVEAIRREQMPDSPLKGSANILIMPNMESARISYNLLRVSSSEGVTVGPVLMGISKPAHILTPIASVRRIVNMVALAVVEAQTQPL; from the coding sequence ATGGATGAACAGCTAAAGCAAAGCGCCCTTGATTTCCACCAGTATCCGATTCCAGGCAAAATTCAGGTTTCCCCGACTAAGCCGCTGGCAACGCAGCGCGATCTGGCGCTGGCGTATTCTCCCGGCGTCGCGGCTCCCTGTCTGGAAATTGCAGCAGATCCGCTGGCTGCCTACAAATACACTGCGCGCGGCAATCTGGTCGCCGTGATCTCTAACGGAACGGCCGTTCTGGGCCTCGGCAATATCGGCGCACTGGCCGGTAAACCGGTGATGGAAGGCAAAGGCGTTCTGTTCAAAAAATTCTCTGGCATCGATGTTTTCGATATCGAAGTCGACGAGCTGGATCCAGACAAGCTGATCGACGTGATCGCCGCGCTGGAGCCGACGTTCGGCGGTATCAATCTGGAAGACATCAAGGCACCGGAGTGCTTCTACATCGAGAAGAAACTGCGTGAGCGCATGAAGATTCCTGTCTTCCATGACGATCAGCACGGCACGGCGATCATCTGTACCGCCGCCGTTCTGAACGGCCTGCGCGTAGTAGAAAAAAATATCTCTGATGTGCGTCTGGTAGTGTCCGGTGCGGGTGCAGCGTCTATCGCCTGTCTGAACCTGCTGGTGGCGCTGGGTCTCCAGAAGCACAACATCGTGGTGTGTGATTCGCGCGGCGTGATTTTCCATGGCCGTGACGAAAATATGGAAGAGACCAAAGCCGCTTACGCTATTGACGATAATGGCGCTCGCAAGCTGGCAGACGTGATTCCTGATGCGGATATTTTCCTCGGCTGCTCCGGTCCTGGCGTGTTGACGCCGGAAATGGTGAAAACCATGGCACCGCGTCCGTTGATCATGGCGCTGGCAAACCCGGAACCAGAAATTCTGCCGCCGCTGGCGAAGGAAGTGCGCCCAGATGCGATCATCTGTACTGGCCGTTCTGACTACCCGAATCAGGTGAACAACGTACTGTGCTTCCCGTTCATCTTCCGTGGTGCGCTGGATGTGGGCGCGACCACGATTAACGAAGAGATGAAGCTGGCTTGCGTGCATGCGATTGCCGATCTGGCGCTGGCGGAGCAGAGTGAAGTGGTGGCATCTGCCTACGGCGATCAGGAGCTGTCATTCGGCCCGGATTACCTGATCCCGAAACCGTTCGATCCGCGCCTGATCATCAAGATCGCACCGGCGGTGGCGAAGGCGGCGATGGATTCCGGCGTGGCGACGCGTCCGATCGAAGATTTCGATGCCTACATCGAAAAACTGACCCAGTTCGTCTACAAAACCAACCTGTTTATGAAGCCGATCTTCGCACAGGCGCGTCAGCAGCCGAAGCGCGTGGTATTCGCGGAAGGTGAAGATGCGCGTGTGCTGCATGCCACGCAGGAGCTGGTGACGCTGGGTCTGGCGTTCCCGATTCTGATTGGTCGTCCGAGCGTCATCGAAATGCGTCTGCAAAAGCTGGGGCTGCAACTGACCATCGGTAAAGATTTCGAAGTGGTCAACAACGAATCGGATCCGCGCTTCAAAGAATACTGGAGCGAGTATTTCGATCTGATGAAGCGTCGCGGTGTGTCGCAGGAAAAAGCGCAGCGTGCAGTGATCGGTAACCCGACGCTGATCGGTGCCATCATGGTTCACCGTGGCGAAGCAGATGCGCTGATTTGCGGCACGATTGGCACGTATGAAGAGCATTTCGATGTAGTTGAGAAAGTGTTCGGCTACCGTGAAGGTGTGCAGGCTGCGGGCGCGATGAACGCGCTGATGCTGCCAAGCGGCAACACCTTTATCGCCGACACCTATGTTAACGCCGATCCGACGCCGGAACAGCTGGCAGAAATCACCCTGATGGCGGCAGAAAGCGTACGCCGTTTCGGTATCGAGCCGAAAGTCGCGCTGCTGTCGCACTCCAGCTTCGGCACCTCGGATTCTCCGACGGCGCAGAAGATGCGTGCAACGCTGGCGCTGGTCAACAAGCTGGCACCGGAGCTGGAGATCGACGGTGAGATGCACGGCGACGCCGCGCTGGTGGAAGCGATCCGCCGCGAGCAAATGCCGGACAGCCCGCTGAAAGGCTCGGCTAACATCTTGATCATGCCGAACATGGAGTCTGCGCGTATCAGCTATAACCTGCTGCGTGTGTCGTCCTCAGAAGGCGTGACGGTCGGCCCGGTGCTGATGGGTATCTCGAAACCAGCACACATCCTGACGCCGATTGCCTCGGTACGCCGGATCGTGAACATGGTGGCGCTGGCGGTGGTAGAAGCACAAACCCAGCCGCTGTAA
- the mtr gene encoding tryptophan permease, whose amino-acid sequence MATRAVNENTVEKSGAGKRLPSLFGGSMIIAGTIIGAGMFSLPVVMSGAWFFWSFAVLVFTWFCMYHSGLMILEANLNYPAGSSFDTLTKDLLGKRWNVVNGISIAFVLYILTYAYISASGSIIHHTLAEMSIDFSARIGGCLFALFVALTVWWSTAAVSRMTAFFLAAKVLTFFMTFGSLLWNVKPTVLLNVAESAPSYLPYVLMTLPFCLASFGFHGNVPSLVKHYGREPQIIKRCLFIGSLLALVMYSIWLIGTMGNIARPDFIGIAERGGNIDVLVQALGGVLNSPYLDVLLTVFSNFAVACSFLGVTLGLFDYLADLLKFDDSRMGRSKTALVTFLPPVIGGLLYPNGFIYAIGFAGLAAAVWAVITPALLAYASRRRFGSPLFRVRGGNAMIALVLLFGISTALIHILASLDLLPVYR is encoded by the coding sequence ATGGCAACACGCGCAGTGAACGAAAATACAGTAGAAAAAAGCGGTGCAGGAAAGCGTCTTCCTTCGCTGTTTGGCGGGTCGATGATTATTGCAGGGACGATTATTGGCGCTGGGATGTTTTCCCTGCCGGTGGTGATGTCAGGGGCCTGGTTTTTCTGGTCATTTGCCGTGCTGGTGTTTACCTGGTTTTGCATGTATCACTCGGGGCTAATGATACTGGAGGCGAACCTTAATTATCCGGCCGGCTCCAGCTTCGATACGCTGACCAAAGATCTGCTGGGTAAGCGCTGGAATGTCGTTAACGGAATATCGATTGCCTTTGTCCTCTATATCCTGACTTACGCCTACATTTCGGCGAGTGGCTCAATCATCCATCACACGCTTGCTGAGATGTCGATCGATTTCTCTGCACGCATCGGCGGTTGCCTGTTTGCGCTGTTTGTCGCGTTGACCGTGTGGTGGAGCACTGCGGCAGTGAGCCGCATGACCGCTTTTTTTCTGGCGGCAAAAGTACTGACCTTTTTCATGACGTTCGGCAGCCTGCTGTGGAATGTGAAGCCAACGGTATTGTTGAATGTGGCGGAATCGGCACCCAGCTATCTTCCGTATGTGCTGATGACATTGCCATTTTGTCTGGCGTCTTTTGGTTTTCATGGCAACGTCCCCAGCCTGGTGAAGCATTACGGCCGTGAACCACAGATCATCAAGCGCTGTCTGTTTATTGGCAGTTTGCTGGCGCTGGTAATGTATTCCATCTGGTTGATTGGCACGATGGGAAACATTGCTCGCCCTGACTTTATCGGGATTGCGGAGCGGGGCGGGAATATCGATGTGTTGGTGCAGGCGTTGGGTGGGGTGTTGAATAGCCCTTATCTGGATGTGTTGCTCACCGTCTTTTCCAACTTTGCCGTGGCCTGTTCGTTTCTCGGCGTGACGCTGGGGCTGTTTGATTATCTGGCTGATTTACTGAAGTTTGACGATAGCCGAATGGGAAGATCCAAAACGGCGCTGGTGACGTTTCTGCCGCCGGTTATCGGTGGTCTGTTGTATCCGAATGGCTTTATTTATGCGATTGGTTTTGCCGGGCTTGCCGCTGCCGTATGGGCGGTAATTACGCCTGCATTGCTGGCTTACGCATCGCGTCGCCGCTTCGGTAGCCCGCTGTTCCGCGTGCGGGGCGGCAATGCGATGATTGCGCTGGTGCTGCTATTTGGTATCAGCACCGCGCTGATACACATCCTTGCCAGCCTCGATCTGCTGCCGGTTTATCGCTAA
- a CDS encoding YaiI/YqxD family protein — MQIWVDADACPNVIKEVLFRAADRTQTQVTLVANQTIKVPPSRFIRTLRVSAGFDVADNEIVQRVEVGDLVITADIPLASEVIEKGGIALNPRGERYTPDTIRERLNMRDFMDTMRASGIQTGGPSALNQRDRQQFANELDKWLQQLKKP; from the coding sequence ATGCAGATTTGGGTCGACGCCGACGCCTGTCCTAACGTCATCAAAGAAGTGCTATTTCGCGCGGCGGATCGCACACAAACGCAGGTCACGCTGGTTGCCAACCAGACCATAAAAGTACCGCCGTCGCGCTTTATTCGCACGCTGCGTGTCTCAGCGGGTTTTGACGTCGCCGACAATGAGATTGTGCAACGCGTTGAAGTCGGCGATCTGGTGATCACTGCGGATATTCCGCTGGCATCGGAAGTGATAGAAAAAGGCGGCATCGCGTTAAATCCACGCGGAGAGCGCTATACGCCAGATACCATTCGGGAACGGCTAAACATGCGGGACTTCATGGATACCATGCGCGCCAGCGGGATACAAACCGGTGGCCCCAGCGCATTAAATCAGCGGGACCGCCAGCAGTTCGCTAACGAGCTGGACAAGTGGTTGCAGCAGTTAAAAAAGCCATAA
- the hemF gene encoding oxygen-dependent coproporphyrinogen oxidase, producing the protein MSDVNAVKHFLLSLQEDICQQLAAIDGGADFAKDEWLRAEGGGGCSRVLSGGRIFERAGVNFSHIIGKSLPPSASTHRSDLAGRSFQAMGVSLVIHPLSPYLPTSHANVRLFIAEKPGEEPVWWFGGGFDLTPYYGFKEDAVHWHQTAHDLCQPFGDDVYPRYKKWCDDYFFLKHRNEARGIGGLFFDDLNEPDFATSFAFIRAVGNGFLDGYLPIVERRKDLPWGEREREFQLYRRGRYVEFNLIWDRGTLFGLQSGGRTESILMSMPPLARWEYQHQTEPGSPEALLYQDFLPAKDWLAESHTQNKEA; encoded by the coding sequence ATGTCTGACGTCAATGCGGTAAAACATTTTTTGCTTAGCTTACAGGAAGATATCTGCCAGCAGCTTGCAGCGATCGATGGCGGAGCCGATTTCGCCAAAGATGAATGGCTACGTGCCGAGGGCGGCGGCGGGTGCAGTCGCGTGCTGTCCGGCGGACGCATCTTTGAACGCGCTGGCGTAAACTTTTCTCATATCATCGGTAAGTCGTTGCCGCCTTCAGCCAGTACACACCGTTCGGATCTGGCAGGCCGCAGCTTTCAGGCAATGGGCGTTTCGCTGGTGATTCATCCACTCAGCCCTTACCTCCCCACCAGCCATGCCAATGTGCGCTTGTTCATCGCCGAGAAACCGGGAGAAGAGCCGGTTTGGTGGTTTGGCGGCGGGTTCGATCTCACGCCTTATTATGGTTTCAAAGAGGACGCCGTGCACTGGCATCAGACCGCTCACGACCTGTGCCAGCCGTTCGGTGACGATGTGTACCCGCGTTATAAAAAGTGGTGCGACGATTATTTCTTCCTGAAGCACCGTAACGAAGCGCGCGGTATCGGCGGACTCTTCTTCGACGATCTCAACGAGCCAGATTTTGCTACCAGCTTTGCCTTCATTCGCGCCGTCGGTAATGGCTTCCTCGATGGCTATCTGCCCATCGTTGAACGGCGTAAAGATCTGCCGTGGGGAGAACGCGAGCGTGAATTCCAGCTCTATCGTCGTGGCCGCTATGTGGAATTTAACCTGATTTGGGATCGCGGTACGCTGTTTGGTCTGCAAAGCGGTGGACGCACCGAGTCAATTTTGATGTCTATGCCACCGCTGGCACGCTGGGAATACCAGCATCAGACTGAACCGGGTAGCCCGGAAGCCCTGCTATATCAAGATTTTTTACCGGCCAAAGACTGGCTGGCAGAAAGTCACACGCAAAACAAGGAAGCATAA
- a CDS encoding GNAT family acetyltransferase: protein MEIRIFRQDDFEAVITLWERCDLLRPWNDPEMDIERKLNHDPDLFLVAEVNGELVGSVMGGYDGHRGSAYYLGVHPDFRGRGIANALISRLEKKLIARGCPKIHLMVREDNDAVIGMYEKLDYEIVDCITLGKRLIEDREY from the coding sequence ATGGAAATCCGCATATTCAGGCAGGATGACTTTGAAGCCGTGATCACCCTCTGGGAACGCTGTGATTTGCTGCGCCCGTGGAACGATCCTGAAATGGACATCGAACGTAAGCTCAATCACGATCCCGATCTGTTTCTGGTCGCAGAGGTGAACGGCGAACTCGTGGGATCGGTGATGGGCGGTTACGACGGTCACCGCGGATCGGCATACTATCTGGGCGTGCATCCTGATTTTCGCGGGCGCGGCATTGCGAATGCGTTGATTAGCCGTCTGGAGAAAAAGCTCATTGCTCGAGGCTGTCCGAAGATTCACCTGATGGTGCGCGAAGACAACGATGCTGTCATCGGCATGTATGAAAAACTCGACTATGAGATCGTTGACTGCATCACGCTGGGAAAACGCCTGATTGAAGATCGGGAATATTGA